ACTTGAAGAATTTTGGCTTCATCGACGAGACCACCGTCGTGGCACCGGGTATAAACGGCAAAATGAACGAAGTGCAGGCTGCGTTCGGGCTGCTTCAACTCCAGCATATGGAGCATGTCATGGCAGAGCGTGCGCGGATCGATGCACGCTACCGCGACGCGTTCGCCGGCGTGAGCGGCATCGTATTGCACGATGTGGCGGCACATTGCTCGCGCAACTTCGCGTACTTTCCGGTTCGCGTAACCTGCGATTTCCCGATCGATCGCGATGCGCTATATGAGAAGCTGCGTGAGCACCAGGTCGCCGCACGGCGCTATTTTTTCCCGCTTATCAGCGAGTTTCCGACTTATCGCGGGTTGCCGTCGGCGGCACCGAGCAATTTGCCCATCGCCACGGAAGCATCACGACAAGTGTTGTGCCTGCCGATCTATCCCGCGCTCGAAGAACACGATCAGCAACGGATCATCGACGTCGTTCTTTCTTGCTTCGACGAAGGACACGCGCATTGAGTGAGTTTTTCGCTCGCTCCGCACCGGATCATTACCATGTCAAACGCAACCCCTTCGCCTGATCGCAGCTATCCGACAGTCGACTACGACGCGCATGCGCGCACGTGCCCGCCCGACGCATTTTGGGCGCAGGTGAAACGTACCGTGCACGGCAGGCCCGTTTCGGAGGAGCAGATCGAATGGATCGTCGGTGAAATCAAGCGCCAATTGACACTCGCGCCGGAGGATGTCGTGCTCGATTTGGCTTGCGGCAACGGCGCGCTTTCGCATCGCCTCAGCGATGCTTGCGCGGCCCTCGCCGGGGTCGATATCTCCGAGTACCTGATCGAGGTCGCCAACCGCCATTTCGCCGAACCCCCGCGGGTGACGTTCGCGGCTCAGGGCGCCGCTCAGTACGCCGCGACTGTTGCCGATCCGCAGCGCTTCACAAAGGTGCTGTGCTACGGCAGCTTTGCGTATTTTTCCGAGGACGATGCGCGTGCGACGCTCCACGCGCTCAGCGAGCGCTTCGTCAATGTGCGATCGGTCTTCATCGGCAATCTGCCGGACCGCGATCGCGCGACAGCGTTCTATGCGCCGCGTGAGCCTCAATCGGGCGAACTCGACGATCCGCGCGCGCAAATCGGAATCTGGCGCACGCGTGAGGCGTTTGCGCAGATGGCCGCTGCGGCCGGCTGGGACGCGCAATTCTCGACGATGCCCGGGGGATTTTTTTCCGTGCATTACCGCTATGACGTGCTCCTGCGCCGTAGCGTGCAAGGAGCGTGACGATGGATGTGCGCGCCAATCGGCGCTCGGCCAGTGAGCTTGCGCTGTTCGGCGGCTCGAAATGGTTCGCTGTGCCGAAGTCGACATCGAACCTCGTCGGCCCGGATTTCAATCGCTTTCTCGATTACTCGCGGCCCATCTTCGAGGCTGTCGGCCAGCCGCCGGGCGTGGTGACGGCTCAGTTCGAGGCACGTCTTGCGGTATTTCATGAGGCCGAGCATTGCATTGCGTTTTGCAGCGGTTTTTGGGCGCTTGCTACTGCAATCGTCGCGCTGGCGCGCGCCGGACGGAGAGAGGTGATTATTCCGTCGCTGACTTACCGCCGTATGGCGGACGTCATTGCCTGGACCGGCTTGCTGCCGCGCTTTTGCGAGGTGGATGCCGATACGCTCGCGATCAGTGCGGCGACCGCGGCTCCTTGGATCAACGACGATACCGCTCTACTGCTTGCCGTGCATCCGATCGTCAATTGCTGCGACGCCCAGGCCTTGGTCGATTTGTCGAACGATGCCGGCTTGCCAATTCTGTTCGACGGCGTTGAGTCCGTCTATGAGCGGTGTACCGACGATCGCGGCCTGCCGCGCAGGGTTGGCGCGTTTGGACATGCCGAATGTTTCTCGCTCCATGCGAGCAAGCTCATCAACGGATTCGAAGGCGGCTATGTGACGACGAACGATTCCGAGATCGCACGTCGGCTTGTCGCGTTAAGAGATGGTTCGACAATGCTTCCCGGTGCGATCGATGCGCGCTTGACCGATGTCCACGCGGCCATGGCGCTCGCCAACTTGGACGAACTCGATGCGCAGGTCGAGCGCAATCGTGCACGCTATGAGCGCTATCGGGCGGTGCTCGCCGGAGTAGCGGGCGTTCGTTTGCTTACGTTCGACGAAACTCAGCCGACGAGCTATAAAAATATCGTCGTCGAGCTGACGGCCGAGTGGCCGCTTACGCGCACGCTCACGCTCGAGATACTGAATGCCGAAAACGTGCTGGCGCGCGCCTATTACGCGCCGCCGTTGCATGGCAAGCCGATGGCCTATCCGCATATCCCCGCCGAGCTGCCTGTGACCGATGGGCTCGCGCAGCGATTCATGCTGCTGCCGTGCGGCGAGTTCGTCACGCTTGAGGATATCGATGAAGTCGTCGAATTGCTCGCGTTCATATACATGCAAGCTGATGCCATCGGGGTTTGCCGCGCAAATCAGGAGGCGACGCGATGATGCTGCACGTGGGGCAGCTCAATGTGCCGTCGCGGGATCGCTATGAAGCAATCATGCGCGGCATATTCGAGCGCCGTTACTACACCAATCAGGGACCACTCACGCGAGCATTCGAAGAGCGTTTACAAGCAGTCCTAAACGTTAAGCACGCTATCTGCGTCACGAATACCACGATCGGGCTGATGATGGCGAGCGAAGCGCTGTGTATCAGCGGACGCGTCATCGCACCCGCGATCCGCAACGTTACGCTGGCGCATGCGCTGTCCTGGTGTCGCGTGGAGCCGGCCTTCGCCGATGTCGATGCTGTCGACGGCCAACTCGACGTCGATGCGCTCGCCGTGAGCATCGCCAAGATGGGCCCGGTGAGCGCAATCGTTGGTGCGAACCTGTGGGGCGATGCTTGCGATGCGTCGGCACTCGTTGAGTTGGCGCGAGAGCACAAGCTACCGATAATGTTCGACTCGTCGCATGCATTCGGTTGCGTGACGGCGGGGCAGCGCATCGGCGGTTTCGGCGACGCTGAAGTGATTTCGTTCGACGCGGCCGATATTGTCAACGCCGGAGGGGGGGCATGTGTGACGACCGACGATGACGAGCTTGCCGCCCGTCTGCGTAATATTCGCAGCAGCTACGGCGCCGGACGGCCCGTCGCGGTTGTGAAAACGTCCAACGGACGCATGTCGGAGGCGCAGGCAGCACTAGGTCTGATGAGCTTGGACGACTACGACGCGAACCGTGAACGCAACCAGACGTTGTTCGAGGCATACCGTTCGGGATTAAGCGCGACCCCAGGCATTCGCGTTGTCGAACCCAGACGAGTCGACATCTCCAATCACCAAACGCTCGTATGCGCTGTCGACGAGGACGTGTCGGGCTTGTCGCGCGATAGATTGATTGCACGGCTCGCTGAACACCAAATCGAAGCCGTCGCCGTCCGTGCGTTTGATTCGAATGAACGATTCGCCGCGGATATCGAAAGATCGTGGTTGCGTTTGCCGCTCGGTGCGCATGTCGGTGTAAGCGACGTCGAGCGCGTGTGTACGCTTATCGGTGAAGCCGTGGCCCGACGTTGCTCGACAGGGAGCGCGGCATGAGGCTCGGTATTATGCAGCCTTATTTCTTTCCCTACTTCGGTCATTTTGCGTTGATCGCGGCCGTCGATGAGTGGATTGTTTTCGATGTCACGCAGTACACGCCGAAAACGTGGATGAACCGCAATCGGATTCTTCACCCGAAGGAAGGGTGGCAGTACGTGAGCGTGCCGCTGGCGAACGGTTCCATATCGATCCGCACGCACGAGGCGAAGCTGTTTGATCCTGCCGCTGCCGAGACTGCGCTAATCGGCAAGCTATCGGCGTTTCGCCGGCAAGCGCCGTTTCATGCGCGTGTCGTCGATCTGATCCGTCATGCGTACGCGACGCGCCAGGACGATACGCTTTGCGCCCTGAACGTGAGTACGCTGCGTACGGTATGCGACTACCTCGGTGTGCCGTTTAGCTATCGGATTTGCTCGGAGCTCAACCTGACATTTCCCGAGCAAATGGGTGCCGGTGATTGGGCCCCGTTCATTTGCGAGGCGCTCGGCGCCACAAGCTACATGAATCCGGCGGGAGGGCGGGCACTATTCGATCCTTCACGGTTCGCACGCATCGGCGTGGAACTGTCGTTTGCCGAGGTCGCTGAGTTTGCCTATGAGCCCAAACCATATCGATATGAGCCGCACCTGTCGATTCTCGATGTGCTGCTTTGGAATGAGCCGGAACGCATTGCCAAGGCGCTGCGCGAAAACCTGACACTCGCAGCAGCTTGAGTGTCACGCGAACCTCAGAAAGTATTGATCCCATGAAGCCGATTCGACTCGTTTGCGGTACCCGGTATAGCGAAGCACAGTTCGTCGAGCAGTCCGTGCTCGGGCGCTCGCTCAAGCTTTACGACTATCCGCCGCAACAAGAGCTTCTGCTGTTCGACAACAATCGCACCGGCCTGTCGACGATCTACAACCGTGCGATCGAGCATGCCAAGGCGCACCCGGCCATCCTCGTGTTCATCCACGACGATATTTCGATCTGCGATTTCCACTGGGTCGATCGCATTCATGAAGGACTTAAAAGCTTCGATGTCATCGGGCTTGCCGGCAATACGCGCCGCATGCCGCTTCAGCCGTCATGGGCGTTCACGCCCGAGTTGAAGTGGGATCAACGCGAGTTCTTGAGCGGAACGGTTGGCCATGGAGATGGTTTTCCCTGCAAGGTTGTCTCGCACTTCGGGCCTGCAGGTCGGGCCTGCAAGCTGCTCGACGGCCTCATGCTCGCCGCCGACAGCGACCGACTCGTGCAAAGCGGCTTGCGCTTCGATGAGCAATTCGACTTTCATTTCTACGATCTCGATTTTTGCCGGCAGGCCGAACTAAAGGGCGTGACGATGGGCACTTGGCCGATCAGCGTCGTGCATCAAAGCGGCGGCGCCTATGGCAAGCCGGAATGGCGCGCCGCTTACGAACGCTATTTGCGCAAATACGGCGAGTGACGCGGCGATGCAGACCATGACGCATCCGGCCATCCCGCCGATCGAGAACGGCCTCGCGCTGTTGCAGGCAGGCCGCTTGGCCGAAGCGGCCGCGGTGTATCGGCAGATTCTCGCGGTGCAGCCGACCCACCCCGATGCGTTGCACTTGCTCGGCCTCGTCGCTTATTACGAAGGCAACTATGGCGCGGCCGTCGAACTCATCATGGCGGCGCTAACGCACCATACGAGCGAGATGTTCTACGCCAATCTCGGCAATGCGTTCGCGGCGCAGGGCAAGCGTGCGGCCGCGATCGAATGCTTCCGGCAAGCGATTGCGCTGAAGGCCGATTACATCCAAGCGCACAACAACCTCGGCAATCTGATGCGGGAGCAACGCGACTTCGCACAGGCCGTGCAGTGCTTTCGCACCGTCATCGCTCTCCAACCCGACTACGCCGAAGCCCACAACAACCTCGCCAATGCGCTCGTCGATCTCGGCGACCTCGACGCCGCGATCGAAGCCTATCGCCATGCGATCGCGCTCAGGCCCGATTTCGTCGAACCGCGCAGCAACTTGCTGTTCATTCTCAGCTATCGCGACGACTTGACCCAAGCCGACTATTTGGCGCAAGCCATCGAGTTCGGCCGTGTCGCCACCGCGAAAGCCAAGCCGTGGCGCGATTGGCATGTGTCGCTGGCCCCGCCCATGCCCGGCGATCATCGCAAGCCACTGCGCGTCGGTTTAGTCTCCGGCGACCTGAAAATTCACCCGACGGGCCACTTTCTCGAAAGCCTCCTCGCGCACATCGACCGTAGCCGCATCGAACTCGTCGCGTATCCGACGCGCCGCTTCGAAGACGCGCTGACCGCACGCATCAAGCCGCATTTCTCCGCTTGGACCCCGCTCGCCTCGTTGAACGACGAGCAAGCCGCCGCACGCATTCGAGACGATCGCATCGATGTGTTGCTCGATCTGTCGGGGCACATGAACTTCAATCGCTTGCCGTTGTTCGCCTGGCGGCCGGCGCCCGTGCAAGCGAGCTGGCTCGGTTATTTCGCGAGCACGGGCTTGCCCGCGATGGATTACCTGCTCGGCGATCCTCACGTGTTGCCGCCCGAGGCACAGCAGCACTACACGGAACGATTGTTGCGCTTGCCCGACAGCTATCTATGCTTCACGCCGCCGGCGGAGCGCATCGACGTCGGGCCGCCGCCGCAGGCCGCGCAAGGCTATGTGACGTTCGGCTGCTTCAATCATTTGATGAAGATGAACGAGGGCGTCGTCGACGTCTGGGCGCGCATTCTCCACGCGGTGCCGCGCTCGCGTCTGTTCCTCAAGGCGAGGCAACTCGACGACGCGCCCACGCGCGACCGGACGCTCGCGCGCTTTGCCGCGCGGGGGATCGATGCGTCGCGCTTGATCCTCGAAGGGCAATCGCCGCGCGCCGACTATTTCGCGGCCTATAACCGCATCGATATCGCGCTGAGCCCCTTTCCGTATCCGGGCGGTACGACGAGCGTGGAAGGTCTTTGGATGGGGGTGCCCGCGCTCTGCCGGCGCGGCGATCGTTTTTTGTCGAACATCTGCACGAGCATGCTGCATTCGGCAGGCTTGGCCGAATGGATTGCTCAGGACAACGAAGCATATGTGGCCAAAGCGGTTGCCTTCGCCGCGGATGTGTCGCGTCTTGCTGCGCTGCGTAAGACGCTGCGCGCGTCGCTGCTCGCTTCGCCGCTGTGCGATGCCGCGCGCTACGCGCGTCACCTCGAAGCGGCGCTCGAGGCGATGTGGCGCGACGGCACCGCGCGTTTGCATCGCCCGCTCGGCGCGACGACGGCTTAACGACGACGTAACGACGGCGTTAAGCCGCTTCTTCCCATGACGGTATCGAACATGCAAGACGTCGCCAAGCTGCTCAACGCTGGGTTGGCGCATCACCAGGCGGGCCGGCTCGTCGAGGCGAAGGCGCTCTATGCGCGCATCCTCGCCGATCGGCCGAAGCATCCCGATGCGCTTCATTTCATGGGTCTGCTCGCTTGCCAGATCGGCCAGCGCGAGGCCGGCATCGCACTCATGCGCGAGTCGATCGCCGCGCACGCGAGCCCGATTTACTACAACAACCTCGGCAATGCGCTGTGCGAAGCGCACCAGCTCGACGATGCGGTATCGGCCTATCGCCGTGCGGTCGAGCTCGATCCCAACTACGCCGATGCGCACAACAACCTCGGCAACGCGCTGCGCGAGCAGGGTGACGCCGGTGCGGCACTCGCGAGTTGCGCACGCGCGATCGAGATCAAGCCCGGCTACGGGCAGGCCTACAACAATCTCGGCAACGCGCTGAAAGACCTCGACGAGCTCGATGCGGCGATTGCCGCCTACGGCAAGGCGATCGCCGCCATGCCCGCATTTGCGCAGGCGCACTTGAATCTCGGTGTGGCGTTGCAGGCGAAAGGTCACGGCGATGCGGCACTCGAATGCCTGCGCGAAGCCGTGGCGCTCGCACCGGGATTGGCCGCGGCGCACGACAAGCTCGCCGGTATCTTGATGCATCGCGGCGACATCCACGGGGCGATCGACGCGTATCGGCGCGTCGTCGATCTCACGCCGGAATCCGTTCACGCGCACAACGTGCTCGGCAACGCGCTGAACGGCGCCGGACGCGTGCCTGAAGCGGTCCCGTGCTACGAGCGCGCGATCGCACTCGATCCCGAGTTCGCCGACGGCTATCACAACCTGGCCAATGCGCTCAGGCGTCTCAGCGCACCCGAGCGCGCACTGGGCTACGCGCGCCGAGCCATCGAACTGCGCGGCGACACGCCGCCGTTTCACAACAATCTCGGCACCATCCTCGCCGATTTGGGCCAACCCGACGACGCGCTTGCCTGCTACCGCGACGCGCTCGCGCTCAATCCCGATTTCGGCGAATCGCACACCTGTGTGCTGTTCGGGCAGTCGTACGTGTCGAACTGGTCGGCGCAGACGCATTTGGCCGATGCGCGCCATTTCGGCGAAAAGATGCGCGCGCGCGCAACGCCTTATACGCAGTGGCCGGCGCTGACCGAGCGTGCCGACACAGGGCGGCCGTTGCGTCCCTTACGTCCTTTACGTCCTTTACGCGTGGGCTTCGTGTCGGCGGATCTGCGCAAGCATCCCGTCGGCTATTTTTTCGAATCGGTGCTGGCGCAGCTCGATCGCACGCGCATCGAGCCGATCGCCTATTCGAACGCGTTGCACAGTGACGAGCTGACAGCGCGCATTCAACCGCGCTTCGCGCTTTGGCGTCATGTCGCCGAAATGGACGATGCCGCGCTCGCGCAACGGATTCACGATGACCGCATCGACGTGCTGATCGACCTGTCCGGCCACACGGGACGCAACCGGCTGCCCATGTTCGCGTGGCGGCCCGCGCCCGTTCAAGTGAGCTGGCTCGGTTACTTCGCGACGACGGGGCTCACCGAGATCGACTATCTGTTGGCCGATCCACACGTGGTGCCGCCCGGTGAGGAAGGGCAGTACACGGAACGCGTCTGGCGTTTGCCCGATAGCTACCTGTGCTTCACCGTGCCGGAGCAGCCCGAACCGATCGGGCCTTTGCCCGCGCTCGCGAATGGCTGCTTCACGTTCGGCTGCTTGAACAATCACAAGAAGCTCAATGACGGCGTGATCGCTGTCTGGTCGCGCATATTGCACGCGGTGCCGCATGCGCGGTTGTTGCTCAAGAACCATCAGCTCGGCGAGCCGTCGATCCTGCGCGATACGTTCGCACGCTTCGCCGCGCACGGCATCGGTGAAGCGCGTTTGCGGCTCGAGGGCCCTTCCACACGCGAGCAGTACTTCGCCACCTATCGTCAGGTGGATCTCGCGCTCGATCCGTTTCCCTATCCGGGCGGCACGACGAGCGTCGAGGGGCTGTGGATGGGCGTACCCGTCTTGACGTGCCGCGGCGATCGTTTCCTTTCGCACTTGGGGGAACTCGTGTTGAAGACGGTGGGGTTGCCCGATTGGATCGCGGCCGATACCGAAGACTACGTCGCACGCGCGGTTGCTGCGACGCGTGATCTGCCCGCGCTGGCCGCGCTTCGCGCGGGACTGCGCGAACGCGTCGAGCGCTCGCCGCTCACCGACGCGCCGCGCTTCGCCAAGCATTGGATGACGGCGATCGAGCAGATGTGGCAAACGAAGATCAAGGAAATCGCGTAATGACGACGGTCGATCAAAGCGCTTTTGCGCTCGTCGAGGACGGTATCGCCCATCATCGCGACGGCCGCCTGCAAGCGGCGCGCGAGCGCTACGAAGCGGCGCTCGCGCGCGTGCCGCGCCACGCCGATGCGCTGCACTTGCTCGGCGTGGTCGCGATGCAGGAGCAGCGCTATGCCGATGCGCTGCGCTTGATCGGAAGTGCGATCGAGATCAGCCCGCAGGCCGCGTATTTCGACAACCTCGGTTGCGCGCTCAGAAGCTGGGGCAAGCTCGAGGCGGCGGTGGAAAGCCATGAGCAGGCGATCGCGCTCGATCCGAGGCATTTTCGTGCGCACAACAATCTCGGCATGGTCCTGCTGCAAATGCGGCTGCCGGCTGCCGCGGCGTCGAGTTTTCGCAAGGCGGTGGCGCTCAATCCCGCGTTCGAGCAAGCGCACAGTAACCTCGGCAACGTGCTGCGAGAACTCGGCGAGGCGAAGGCGGCGGAAGAGCATTGCCGCAAGGCGATCGCGCTGCTGCCTGCGTTCGGCGAGGCGCACAACAACCTCGGCAATGCGCTGAAAGCCCAGGGCAAGCTGGCCGAGGCGGCCGCGTGCTACGAACAAGCGCAGCGTTTGATGCCGCACGAAGCGCAGGTGGCGCTGAACCTCGGCATCGTGCTGCGCGAGACGGGTGCCCACGCGGCATCGATCGCGGCTTTCCGCCGCGCCATTGCGTTGCGGCCGGCGTGGAGCGAGGCATGGAGCAATCTGCTGTTTACGCTGAGCTTCGCGCAGGATGTCGCGCCGCGCGACTACTTGATCGAAGCGCTCGCCTTCGGCCGCGTGGCGAGCCAACTGGCGCGGCCGCATACCGAATGGCTCGTCGATCGAACGCCGGGCGCGCCGCTGCGGATCGGCTTCGTTTCCGGCGATTTGCGTACGCATCCGGTGGGGTTCTTCCTCGAAGGCGTGCTCGCGCATCTGAATCCGGCGCGCGTGCAGTTGTTCGCTTATTCGACGCGCCCCGCCGAGGACACGTTGACGCAGCGCTTGAAGCCGCGCTTCGCCCAGTGGCGCAGCCTCGTCGGGCTCACCGATGAGGCTGCCGCAACGACCATCCGCAACGACGGGGTGCATATCCTGTTCGACATGTCGGGACATACCGACAGCAACCGTCTGCCGGTATTCGCATGGAAGCCGGCGCCCGTGCAGGTGAGCTGGATCGGCTACTTCGCCTCGACGGGGCTCTCGGCGATCGACTACGTGCTCGGCGACGAATGGGTGTTACCGCCCGAGGAGGCCGCGCATTTCATCGAGCGTCCGTGGCGGTTGCCGCACGGCTATCTGTGCTTCACGCCGCCCGAGTCGACGACGACGATCGATGCCGAGGCGATGAACGATACGGCTCGCGCGCTGACGTTCGGCTGCTTCAGCGATCTCGTGAAGGTGAACGGTCGCGTGGTGGCGATATGGTCGCGCATCCTGCATGCCGTGCCCGGCGCGCGGCTGTTCTTGAAGGCCCAGCAACTCGCCGACGACGCGCAGTGCGCAGCGACGCTCGAGCGCTTCGCCGCGCATGGCATTGCGCCCGATCGCCTTCTGATGGAAGGCCCCTCGCCGCGGGCCGAGTATTTGGCGGCGTACCGCCGAGTCGACATCTCGCTCAGTCCGTTCCCCTATCCGGGCGGCACGAC
The sequence above is a segment of the Trinickia acidisoli genome. Coding sequences within it:
- a CDS encoding class I SAM-dependent methyltransferase; the protein is MSNATPSPDRSYPTVDYDAHARTCPPDAFWAQVKRTVHGRPVSEEQIEWIVGEIKRQLTLAPEDVVLDLACGNGALSHRLSDACAALAGVDISEYLIEVANRHFAEPPRVTFAAQGAAQYAATVADPQRFTKVLCYGSFAYFSEDDARATLHALSERFVNVRSVFIGNLPDRDRATAFYAPREPQSGELDDPRAQIGIWRTREAFAQMAAAAGWDAQFSTMPGGFFSVHYRYDVLLRRSVQGA
- a CDS encoding aminotransferase class I/II-fold pyridoxal phosphate-dependent enzyme, which encodes MDVRANRRSASELALFGGSKWFAVPKSTSNLVGPDFNRFLDYSRPIFEAVGQPPGVVTAQFEARLAVFHEAEHCIAFCSGFWALATAIVALARAGRREVIIPSLTYRRMADVIAWTGLLPRFCEVDADTLAISAATAAPWINDDTALLLAVHPIVNCCDAQALVDLSNDAGLPILFDGVESVYERCTDDRGLPRRVGAFGHAECFSLHASKLINGFEGGYVTTNDSEIARRLVALRDGSTMLPGAIDARLTDVHAAMALANLDELDAQVERNRARYERYRAVLAGVAGVRLLTFDETQPTSYKNIVVELTAEWPLTRTLTLEILNAENVLARAYYAPPLHGKPMAYPHIPAELPVTDGLAQRFMLLPCGEFVTLEDIDEVVELLAFIYMQADAIGVCRANQEATR
- a CDS encoding DegT/DnrJ/EryC1/StrS family aminotransferase — encoded protein: MMLHVGQLNVPSRDRYEAIMRGIFERRYYTNQGPLTRAFEERLQAVLNVKHAICVTNTTIGLMMASEALCISGRVIAPAIRNVTLAHALSWCRVEPAFADVDAVDGQLDVDALAVSIAKMGPVSAIVGANLWGDACDASALVELAREHKLPIMFDSSHAFGCVTAGQRIGGFGDAEVISFDAADIVNAGGGACVTTDDDELAARLRNIRSSYGAGRPVAVVKTSNGRMSEAQAALGLMSLDDYDANRERNQTLFEAYRSGLSATPGIRVVEPRRVDISNHQTLVCAVDEDVSGLSRDRLIARLAEHQIEAVAVRAFDSNERFAADIERSWLRLPLGAHVGVSDVERVCTLIGEAVARRCSTGSAA
- a CDS encoding WbqC family protein, with protein sequence MRLGIMQPYFFPYFGHFALIAAVDEWIVFDVTQYTPKTWMNRNRILHPKEGWQYVSVPLANGSISIRTHEAKLFDPAAAETALIGKLSAFRRQAPFHARVVDLIRHAYATRQDDTLCALNVSTLRTVCDYLGVPFSYRICSELNLTFPEQMGAGDWAPFICEALGATSYMNPAGGRALFDPSRFARIGVELSFAEVAEFAYEPKPYRYEPHLSILDVLLWNEPERIAKALRENLTLAAA
- a CDS encoding glycosyltransferase; translated protein: MKPIRLVCGTRYSEAQFVEQSVLGRSLKLYDYPPQQELLLFDNNRTGLSTIYNRAIEHAKAHPAILVFIHDDISICDFHWVDRIHEGLKSFDVIGLAGNTRRMPLQPSWAFTPELKWDQREFLSGTVGHGDGFPCKVVSHFGPAGRACKLLDGLMLAADSDRLVQSGLRFDEQFDFHFYDLDFCRQAELKGVTMGTWPISVVHQSGGAYGKPEWRAAYERYLRKYGE
- a CDS encoding O-linked N-acetylglucosamine transferase, SPINDLY family protein — protein: MQTMTHPAIPPIENGLALLQAGRLAEAAAVYRQILAVQPTHPDALHLLGLVAYYEGNYGAAVELIMAALTHHTSEMFYANLGNAFAAQGKRAAAIECFRQAIALKADYIQAHNNLGNLMREQRDFAQAVQCFRTVIALQPDYAEAHNNLANALVDLGDLDAAIEAYRHAIALRPDFVEPRSNLLFILSYRDDLTQADYLAQAIEFGRVATAKAKPWRDWHVSLAPPMPGDHRKPLRVGLVSGDLKIHPTGHFLESLLAHIDRSRIELVAYPTRRFEDALTARIKPHFSAWTPLASLNDEQAAARIRDDRIDVLLDLSGHMNFNRLPLFAWRPAPVQASWLGYFASTGLPAMDYLLGDPHVLPPEAQQHYTERLLRLPDSYLCFTPPAERIDVGPPPQAAQGYVTFGCFNHLMKMNEGVVDVWARILHAVPRSRLFLKARQLDDAPTRDRTLARFAARGIDASRLILEGQSPRADYFAAYNRIDIALSPFPYPGGTTSVEGLWMGVPALCRRGDRFLSNICTSMLHSAGLAEWIAQDNEAYVAKAVAFAADVSRLAALRKTLRASLLASPLCDAARYARHLEAALEAMWRDGTARLHRPLGATTA
- a CDS encoding tetratricopeptide repeat protein — protein: MTVSNMQDVAKLLNAGLAHHQAGRLVEAKALYARILADRPKHPDALHFMGLLACQIGQREAGIALMRESIAAHASPIYYNNLGNALCEAHQLDDAVSAYRRAVELDPNYADAHNNLGNALREQGDAGAALASCARAIEIKPGYGQAYNNLGNALKDLDELDAAIAAYGKAIAAMPAFAQAHLNLGVALQAKGHGDAALECLREAVALAPGLAAAHDKLAGILMHRGDIHGAIDAYRRVVDLTPESVHAHNVLGNALNGAGRVPEAVPCYERAIALDPEFADGYHNLANALRRLSAPERALGYARRAIELRGDTPPFHNNLGTILADLGQPDDALACYRDALALNPDFGESHTCVLFGQSYVSNWSAQTHLADARHFGEKMRARATPYTQWPALTERADTGRPLRPLRPLRPLRVGFVSADLRKHPVGYFFESVLAQLDRTRIEPIAYSNALHSDELTARIQPRFALWRHVAEMDDAALAQRIHDDRIDVLIDLSGHTGRNRLPMFAWRPAPVQVSWLGYFATTGLTEIDYLLADPHVVPPGEEGQYTERVWRLPDSYLCFTVPEQPEPIGPLPALANGCFTFGCLNNHKKLNDGVIAVWSRILHAVPHARLLLKNHQLGEPSILRDTFARFAAHGIGEARLRLEGPSTREQYFATYRQVDLALDPFPYPGGTTSVEGLWMGVPVLTCRGDRFLSHLGELVLKTVGLPDWIAADTEDYVARAVAATRDLPALAALRAGLRERVERSPLTDAPRFAKHWMTAIEQMWQTKIKEIA
- a CDS encoding O-linked N-acetylglucosamine transferase, SPINDLY family protein, with the protein product MTTVDQSAFALVEDGIAHHRDGRLQAARERYEAALARVPRHADALHLLGVVAMQEQRYADALRLIGSAIEISPQAAYFDNLGCALRSWGKLEAAVESHEQAIALDPRHFRAHNNLGMVLLQMRLPAAAASSFRKAVALNPAFEQAHSNLGNVLRELGEAKAAEEHCRKAIALLPAFGEAHNNLGNALKAQGKLAEAAACYEQAQRLMPHEAQVALNLGIVLRETGAHAASIAAFRRAIALRPAWSEAWSNLLFTLSFAQDVAPRDYLIEALAFGRVASQLARPHTEWLVDRTPGAPLRIGFVSGDLRTHPVGFFLEGVLAHLNPARVQLFAYSTRPAEDTLTQRLKPRFAQWRSLVGLTDEAAATTIRNDGVHILFDMSGHTDSNRLPVFAWKPAPVQVSWIGYFASTGLSAIDYVLGDEWVLPPEEAAHFIERPWRLPHGYLCFTPPESTTTIDAEAMNDTARALTFGCFSDLVKVNGRVVAIWSRILHAVPGARLFLKAQQLADDAQCAATLERFAAHGIAPDRLLMEGPSPRAEYLAAYRRVDISLSPFPYPGGTTTAESLWMGVPVLCRHGDRFLGHLCESVLQSVDLGDWIALDDDDYVAKAVAFANEWQALAALRGTLRARVSGSSLCRPDRFARTLEEQFEAMWRKCASNGNAKES